A genome region from Akkermansiaceae bacterium includes the following:
- a CDS encoding UDP-N-acetylmuramoyl-L-alanyl-D-glutamate--2,6-diaminopimelate ligase, with product MLLRTLISSLDKVTASGPQDLEITALTADSREAGAGSLYAAIRGTSIDGHRFIHDVIGKGVSAFLAETAPPSELPATTAWLHVPDSRAALAALAATFHGVPAADLKLAGITGTNGKTTTAFLLHHIMRAEWHRAGLLGTIFIDDGETRTPAKHTTPGAIELNSILAGFRDNACRGAVMEVSSHGIHQKRVHHIAFDAAVFTNLTQDHLDYHGTIERYMEVKASWFHDLAADPLGKKPTAVINTDDTRGTDLAKALEGKMQVLRYGFNVNCDFRANNFQQKRDGMAFELSAKGKTFLVRAPLIGRFNAYNILAAIAAAAACGIKPRQAIAALADSPQVPGRMENVGNSGGATVFVDYAHTPDAVENACRTLKELDPRRLITVFGCGGDRDKAKRPLMAAAAARYSDAVVITSDNPRSEDPDAIIREIEKGLPKKCTHISIPDRAEAIDAAIANALSGDIILIAGKGHETYQQFADRTIDFDDRKKADFSLRRRSQQIAEMRANPPPRF from the coding sequence ATGCTTCTCCGCACCCTCATATCATCCCTCGACAAAGTCACCGCCTCCGGCCCGCAGGATCTTGAAATCACGGCCTTGACGGCGGACTCGCGCGAGGCCGGCGCCGGAAGCCTCTATGCCGCCATCCGGGGCACCAGCATCGACGGTCACCGCTTCATCCATGATGTCATCGGCAAAGGGGTATCCGCCTTCCTTGCCGAGACCGCACCGCCCTCCGAGCTGCCCGCCACCACCGCCTGGTTGCATGTTCCGGACAGCCGCGCCGCCCTCGCCGCCCTCGCCGCGACATTCCACGGCGTGCCGGCCGCCGATCTCAAGCTCGCCGGGATCACCGGCACGAACGGGAAAACCACCACCGCTTTCCTACTCCACCACATCATGCGGGCGGAGTGGCACCGCGCCGGCTTGCTCGGCACCATCTTCATCGATGACGGCGAAACCCGCACCCCCGCGAAACACACCACCCCCGGCGCCATCGAGCTGAATTCCATCCTCGCCGGCTTCCGCGACAATGCCTGCCGAGGTGCGGTGATGGAGGTCTCCTCCCATGGCATCCACCAGAAGCGCGTCCACCACATCGCCTTCGATGCCGCCGTTTTCACCAACCTCACCCAGGATCACCTCGACTACCACGGCACCATCGAGAGATACATGGAGGTGAAGGCGTCCTGGTTCCACGATCTGGCCGCAGATCCGCTTGGCAAGAAACCTACGGCCGTCATCAACACCGACGACACGCGCGGCACCGACCTCGCCAAAGCCCTGGAAGGGAAAATGCAGGTGCTCCGCTACGGCTTCAATGTGAACTGCGACTTCCGTGCGAACAACTTCCAGCAGAAACGCGACGGCATGGCCTTCGAGCTTTCCGCAAAGGGCAAAACTTTCCTTGTCCGAGCCCCGCTCATCGGCCGCTTCAACGCCTACAACATCCTCGCCGCCATCGCCGCCGCCGCCGCCTGCGGCATCAAGCCCCGCCAGGCCATCGCCGCGCTTGCGGACTCGCCGCAGGTTCCGGGGCGCATGGAAAACGTCGGCAATTCCGGTGGAGCCACGGTCTTCGTCGATTATGCCCACACCCCGGATGCCGTGGAAAACGCCTGCCGCACGCTCAAGGAGCTCGACCCGCGCCGCCTCATCACCGTCTTCGGCTGCGGCGGCGACCGCGACAAGGCCAAGCGCCCGCTCATGGCCGCCGCCGCCGCACGCTACAGCGATGCGGTCGTCATCACCTCCGACAATCCCCGCTCCGAGGATCCGGATGCCATCATCCGCGAGATCGAGAAAGGCCTGCCGAAAAAATGCACCCACATCTCCATCCCTGACCGCGCCGAGGCCATCGATGCCGCCATCGCCAACGCGCTTTCCGGCGATATCATCCTCATCGCCGGGAAAGGCCACGAGACCTACCAGCAATTCGCCGACCGCACCATCGACTTCGACGACCGCAAGAAAGCCGATTTCTCGCTCCGCAGGCGCTCCCAGCAAATCGCTGAAATGCGCGCCAATCCGCCGCCCCGATTCTGA
- a CDS encoding UDP-N-acetylmuramoyl-tripeptide--D-alanyl-D-alanine ligase yields the protein MKTDASQICGILDAKLVAGSASAQVDGVFTDTRKPLPGGLFIALRGGNFNGDLFAAKALEAGATVAIVNQWPGGDVPAGKAVIAVPDTLFALQRLAHWWRSKLDIPVVCITGSNGKTSTKDFTTAVLSQAFHVNATKGNLNNHIGLPLTVLSTEENHTAAIYEIGMNHGGELAPLCEIARPKYGIITNIGTAHIEFLGSREAIAEEKGTLARYLPEDGLLFTPASCDFNDYFRSRTKARMIPVGNGRGIVRAENLRPQTGGTHFTLVIEGDESAEVFLPVPGKHMVTNALLAAALGWKLGIPTRKIAAGLSSVNLTTGRMRRIECDGITLLDDTYNANPESMEAAIDTLAEIQVPEGSQRIIVLGKMGELGAYAESAHLRIGKAAVAKGLVLIAVGEGAEGIAEGGSAPHFPDIRKAAEWLLENSRPGDAILFKGSRTAAIEQVLQTAFPTAC from the coding sequence ATGAAAACCGACGCCAGCCAGATCTGCGGTATCCTCGACGCAAAGCTCGTCGCGGGTTCCGCGTCCGCGCAGGTGGATGGTGTTTTCACGGATACGCGCAAGCCGCTCCCGGGCGGGCTTTTCATCGCGCTGCGGGGCGGGAATTTCAACGGCGACCTGTTCGCTGCAAAAGCCCTTGAGGCCGGTGCCACGGTCGCGATCGTGAACCAATGGCCAGGTGGGGATGTCCCCGCAGGGAAAGCGGTCATCGCCGTCCCGGACACGCTTTTCGCCCTCCAGCGACTCGCCCACTGGTGGCGCAGCAAGCTCGATATCCCGGTCGTCTGCATCACCGGATCGAACGGCAAGACCTCGACCAAGGATTTCACCACCGCCGTGCTTTCACAGGCGTTCCACGTCAACGCCACCAAGGGCAATCTCAACAACCACATCGGCCTGCCCCTCACCGTCCTATCGACAGAGGAGAACCACACCGCCGCGATCTACGAGATCGGCATGAACCATGGCGGCGAGCTCGCACCACTCTGTGAGATCGCGCGCCCGAAATACGGGATCATCACCAACATCGGCACGGCCCACATCGAGTTCCTCGGCTCCCGCGAGGCCATCGCCGAGGAAAAAGGCACACTGGCGCGCTACCTTCCCGAGGATGGCCTGCTGTTCACCCCGGCCAGCTGCGATTTCAACGATTACTTCCGCTCCCGCACCAAGGCGCGGATGATCCCCGTCGGCAACGGGCGGGGCATTGTCCGTGCGGAAAACCTCCGCCCGCAGACCGGCGGCACGCACTTCACGCTCGTCATCGAAGGCGATGAATCCGCTGAGGTCTTTCTCCCCGTGCCCGGAAAGCACATGGTTACGAACGCTCTCCTCGCCGCCGCCCTTGGCTGGAAGCTGGGGATCCCCACGCGGAAAATCGCGGCCGGGCTTTCCTCCGTGAACCTCACCACAGGCCGCATGAGACGAATCGAATGCGATGGAATCACCCTCCTTGACGATACCTACAACGCGAATCCGGAATCCATGGAAGCCGCCATCGACACACTTGCCGAAATTCAGGTTCCCGAAGGCTCGCAACGCATCATCGTGCTCGGGAAAATGGGCGAGCTCGGAGCATATGCGGAATCCGCCCACCTCAGGATCGGCAAGGCCGCCGTCGCCAAGGGGCTTGTCCTAATCGCCGTCGGTGAAGGCGCGGAAGGCATCGCCGAGGGCGGCTCCGCACCCCATTTCCCGGACATCCGCAAGGCAGCCGAATGGCTGCTCGAAAACTCACGCCCCGGCGATGCCATCCTCTTCAAGGGCAGCCGCACCGCCGCCATCGAACAAGTCCTCCAAACCGCCTTCCCGACCGCATGCTGA
- a CDS encoding phospho-N-acetylmuramoyl-pentapeptide-transferase yields the protein MLTAIYDYWYAAFQAEKTSGTEGWAHTFSFLNLFGYVTFRAATAGLLSFAVSILIGPRIIRKLISLKVGQPIRTAEEVHKLAELHGGKLGTPTMGGVLIIASVLISTLVCARVFNPFVAVCACTMCACGLLGFVDDYAKVKKKNSDGVSSRTKLGWQFVIALIAACFIYFKTEISGYGATAAQIADNAAGFRLGDQRIGIGQICFPLFKVPLIDLGILIIPFFVLVIIGCSNAVNLTDGLDGLATGCTISVALSYSVLAYLAGHFFMATDYLVIPHNRFIAELAVFLMALAGASFGFLWFNCHPAKVFMGDTGSLAIGGALGTAAICTKQELLLVIIGGVFVAEALSVMLQVGSFKLRKKRIFKMAPIHHHFELLGWHESQVIIRFWILSIMLALFGLALLKIA from the coding sequence ATGCTGACCGCCATCTACGATTACTGGTACGCCGCCTTCCAAGCCGAGAAAACATCCGGCACCGAAGGCTGGGCTCACACCTTCTCTTTCCTTAACCTCTTCGGTTACGTCACCTTCCGCGCCGCCACGGCGGGGCTGCTTTCCTTCGCCGTCTCCATACTCATCGGCCCACGCATCATCCGGAAACTCATTTCGCTCAAGGTCGGCCAGCCGATCCGGACTGCGGAGGAAGTCCACAAACTCGCGGAACTGCACGGCGGGAAACTCGGCACGCCGACGATGGGCGGCGTTCTCATCATCGCCAGCGTCCTCATCTCCACCTTGGTCTGCGCTCGCGTCTTCAACCCCTTCGTCGCCGTCTGCGCCTGCACCATGTGCGCCTGCGGATTGCTCGGGTTCGTGGACGACTACGCCAAGGTGAAGAAAAAAAACTCAGATGGCGTCTCCAGCCGCACCAAGCTCGGATGGCAGTTCGTCATCGCCCTCATCGCCGCCTGCTTCATCTATTTCAAGACCGAGATTTCCGGCTACGGCGCCACCGCAGCCCAGATCGCGGACAACGCCGCGGGCTTCCGCCTCGGCGACCAGAGGATAGGCATCGGGCAGATCTGCTTCCCGCTCTTCAAGGTGCCGCTCATCGATCTCGGCATCCTCATCATCCCCTTCTTCGTGCTGGTCATCATCGGCTGCTCCAACGCAGTGAACCTCACCGACGGCCTCGACGGCCTCGCCACCGGCTGCACGATCTCCGTCGCCCTCAGCTACTCGGTGCTCGCCTACCTCGCCGGCCACTTCTTCATGGCCACCGATTACCTCGTCATCCCGCACAACCGCTTCATCGCAGAGCTCGCCGTTTTCCTCATGGCCCTGGCCGGCGCCTCCTTCGGGTTCCTGTGGTTCAATTGCCACCCTGCCAAAGTCTTCATGGGCGACACCGGCTCGCTCGCCATCGGCGGGGCGCTCGGCACGGCCGCCATCTGCACCAAGCAGGAACTCCTGCTCGTCATCATCGGCGGGGTCTTCGTGGCGGAGGCTCTTTCCGTCATGCTCCAGGTCGGCTCCTTCAAGCTGCGCAAGAAACGCATCTTCAAGATGGCACCCATCCACCACCACTTCGAGCTGTTGGGATGGCATGAGTCCCAGGTCATCATCCGTTTCTGGATCCTTTCCATCATGCTCGCCCTCTTCGGGCTGGCCTTACTCAAGATCGCGTGA
- the murD gene encoding UDP-N-acetylmuramoyl-L-alanine--D-glutamate ligase, which produces MKAPADITGKHIAILGAGRSGVAAAALALRKGAAVSIWDKGDAAAFRKVPEGVEIHAGMQESDAASFSADLIVISPGIDTYSHLVQAFAAKAPLIGETEFASRYYHGGIIGITGTNGKTTTTELVSLILRQAGLGGTPCGNYGAPLSEIVLSPDVPAAIALELSSFQLETIEALRPKVSIWLNFAPDHMDRYPTVEAYKNAKLRIFDNQTAEDAVVMRHGEELGKLLPRVITFSTETRDADFFSDGVTISQGGRILLDLEAETSLRGLHNAENAMAAMAACMAYGIDPSIIPAALHGYAPPPHRCELIRTLDGVEYLNDSKATNLHALHCALRSQTRPVVLIAGGKDKGLDYSPILTILAQQAISAVTFGQIARPLADLFNQAVRTSAVATMEEAIHVARSLAPRGSTILLSPGTSSFDQFTGYEQRGDTFRDLVHQLH; this is translated from the coding sequence GTGAAAGCACCCGCAGACATCACCGGAAAACACATTGCCATACTCGGGGCCGGGCGCTCCGGGGTCGCAGCGGCGGCCTTGGCCCTGCGCAAGGGAGCCGCCGTCTCCATCTGGGACAAGGGCGATGCCGCGGCCTTCAGGAAAGTCCCGGAAGGCGTGGAAATCCATGCCGGGATGCAGGAGAGCGATGCCGCCTCGTTTTCCGCAGACCTTATCGTCATCAGCCCCGGCATCGACACCTACTCGCACCTCGTGCAGGCCTTCGCAGCCAAGGCTCCGCTCATCGGGGAGACGGAATTTGCGTCACGATACTACCATGGTGGCATCATCGGCATCACCGGAACGAACGGCAAGACCACCACCACCGAGCTGGTCTCGCTCATCCTCAGGCAGGCCGGGCTCGGCGGAACCCCTTGCGGGAACTACGGCGCACCGCTCTCCGAGATCGTCCTCTCTCCGGACGTCCCCGCCGCCATCGCCCTAGAGCTTTCCTCCTTCCAGCTCGAAACCATCGAAGCCCTCCGCCCCAAAGTGTCCATCTGGCTGAATTTCGCGCCGGATCACATGGATCGCTACCCTACCGTGGAGGCTTACAAGAACGCCAAGCTCCGCATTTTCGACAACCAGACGGCGGAGGACGCCGTCGTCATGCGCCACGGAGAGGAACTGGGGAAACTCCTGCCGCGGGTGATCACATTCTCCACCGAGACCCGAGATGCGGATTTCTTCTCGGACGGCGTCACCATCAGCCAGGGCGGGCGCATCCTCCTGGATCTTGAGGCGGAGACTTCCCTGCGCGGCCTCCACAATGCGGAAAACGCCATGGCCGCCATGGCCGCCTGCATGGCTTATGGCATCGATCCTTCCATCATCCCCGCCGCCCTCCACGGCTACGCCCCTCCGCCACACCGCTGCGAACTCATCCGCACCCTCGACGGCGTCGAGTACCTCAACGACTCGAAGGCCACGAACCTCCACGCCCTCCACTGCGCCCTGCGCTCCCAGACACGCCCTGTCGTCCTCATTGCGGGCGGAAAGGACAAAGGCCTTGATTATTCACCTATCCTTACTATTCTCGCGCAGCAGGCGATCTCCGCAGTCACCTTCGGACAAATCGCCCGCCCCTTGGCCGACCTCTTCAACCAGGCCGTCCGCACCAGCGCCGTCGCAACGATGGAGGAGGCGATCCACGTCGCCCGCTCCCTCGCCCCGCGCGGCTCCACCATACTGCTTTCACCCGGAACATCGTCCTTCGACCAATTCACTGGCTACGAGCAGAGGGGCGATACCTTCCGGGATCTCGTCCACCAGCTCCACTGA
- a CDS encoding LysM peptidoglycan-binding domain-containing protein: MKYDRLPTRRGPVRKTLYARLFNKAKPKRQRAAAATADADDMEEGGVNFSRSLSIIFAIHIVAIGMIFFHKQYLSKRTDAPEASTKAEPAKPAAAAAVAMPPVAEGARPTLSNGDNTYMVKKGDNYPLIAAKHGVDESELRNMNRSAVIQPGVVLRIPQRKRIVAEDPPEVAALRNPSVPASDQGLVEILPPPDAAQAQLIRPATLRTEDAPRAVPVTSARTHTVKSGENIWRISNHYKISQKEILSLNGITDPSKLQIGQVLKLP; encoded by the coding sequence ATGAAATACGACCGACTCCCCACCCGCCGCGGCCCCGTCCGCAAAACGCTCTACGCACGCCTCTTCAACAAGGCGAAGCCGAAGCGTCAGCGTGCTGCGGCAGCAACCGCGGATGCCGATGACATGGAAGAGGGCGGCGTGAATTTCTCGCGCTCGCTGAGCATCATTTTCGCCATCCACATCGTCGCCATCGGGATGATTTTCTTCCACAAGCAATACCTCTCCAAGCGCACCGATGCGCCGGAGGCTTCGACAAAGGCGGAACCGGCGAAACCGGCCGCCGCCGCCGCAGTTGCCATGCCTCCCGTGGCGGAGGGCGCGCGCCCGACGCTCAGCAACGGAGACAACACCTACATGGTCAAGAAGGGCGACAATTACCCGCTCATCGCCGCCAAGCACGGCGTCGATGAGAGCGAGCTGCGCAACATGAACCGCAGCGCCGTGATCCAGCCCGGCGTCGTCCTCCGCATCCCGCAGCGCAAGCGCATCGTCGCCGAGGATCCGCCGGAAGTTGCCGCACTCCGCAACCCATCCGTGCCTGCCTCGGATCAGGGCCTCGTGGAAATCCTTCCCCCTCCCGATGCCGCCCAGGCCCAGCTGATCCGTCCAGCTACGCTGCGCACCGAGGACGCACCACGCGCCGTTCCCGTGACATCCGCACGCACCCACACGGTGAAATCCGGCGAGAACATCTGGCGCATTTCCAACCACTACAAGATCAGCCAGAAAGAGATCCTCAGCCTCAACGGCATCACCGACCCGAGCAAACTCCAGATCGGCCAGGTGCTCAAGCTCCCCTGA
- a CDS encoding cell division protein FtsW, with the protein MLRHSSTLLISAVALLCGLGLVMLASTGVWVRGLEQPYHFVIRQSFMVAIGLAAAFAMARMPVELIRKGLPYAYVAACILLFLCFVPGFSKEIYGSKRWIMLPGIGQFQPSEAAKMVIVIALAAWFTRWQSEVKTFWRGFVLPGAIVALPLGLIAAETDVGTALSLSVTAGAIMFCVGTRLIYTVPAGIIAMAGAYHYIRNDANRWGRIEAWLDLENPIHQLDRGMQQWRALLALGNGGPWGVGLGNGVEKFGTLTFAHIDFIFPVIGEELGLPATLGVVICYVAIAVGGIGIALQAKNIFERCIALGLTCVIVVPAMVNIGVTTAALPNDGLPLPFVSYGGTSLIFSLAAVGLLVGIHRRSQSPAAKLFPLGKEVRLAVRL; encoded by the coding sequence GTGCTGCGCCATAGCTCCACTCTCCTGATCTCCGCCGTCGCCCTCCTTTGCGGGCTGGGGCTGGTGATGCTGGCGAGCACCGGCGTATGGGTGCGCGGCCTGGAGCAGCCGTATCACTTCGTCATCCGCCAGTCGTTCATGGTCGCCATCGGCCTTGCCGCCGCCTTCGCCATGGCCCGGATGCCCGTGGAGCTGATCCGCAAAGGCCTGCCCTACGCCTACGTCGCGGCCTGCATCCTGCTTTTCCTCTGCTTCGTCCCCGGCTTCAGCAAGGAGATCTACGGCTCCAAGCGCTGGATCATGCTCCCCGGAATAGGCCAGTTCCAGCCCTCCGAGGCCGCGAAAATGGTCATCGTCATCGCCCTCGCCGCATGGTTCACCCGCTGGCAGTCCGAGGTGAAAACCTTCTGGCGCGGCTTCGTACTGCCCGGCGCCATCGTCGCCCTTCCGCTCGGCCTCATCGCGGCGGAAACGGATGTAGGCACCGCCCTTTCCCTTAGCGTAACCGCGGGAGCCATCATGTTCTGCGTCGGCACCCGCCTCATCTACACCGTCCCCGCCGGCATAATCGCCATGGCCGGCGCATACCATTACATCCGCAACGATGCGAACCGCTGGGGCCGCATCGAGGCATGGCTGGACCTGGAAAACCCCATCCACCAGCTCGACCGTGGCATGCAGCAGTGGCGCGCCCTGCTCGCCCTAGGCAACGGCGGCCCATGGGGCGTCGGCCTCGGAAACGGGGTTGAGAAATTCGGCACCCTCACCTTCGCCCACATCGACTTCATCTTCCCCGTCATCGGCGAGGAGCTGGGCCTCCCCGCCACGCTGGGCGTGGTCATCTGCTACGTTGCCATCGCCGTGGGTGGCATCGGCATCGCCCTGCAGGCGAAGAACATCTTCGAGCGCTGCATCGCCCTGGGCCTCACTTGCGTGATCGTCGTCCCCGCGATGGTGAACATCGGCGTCACCACCGCCGCCCTGCCCAACGACGGCCTTCCCCTACCCTTCGTCAGCTACGGCGGCACCAGCCTCATCTTCAGCCTTGCAGCCGTCGGCCTGCTCGTCGGCATCCACCGCCGCTCCCAGTCACCCGCTGCCAAGCTCTTCCCCCTCGGCAAGGAAGTCCGGCTCGCCGTACGGCTCTAA
- a CDS encoding NUDIX hydrolase: protein MHRHPLMEQIRDYALRHPEEGETVAAFLAFVESEPECFCRSLAVGHITGSAWVVNGDGSEVLLTHHRKLDRWLQLGGHADGESDVLCVAMKEAEEESGLVGFTHIGDGIFDIDIHPIPARKGEPEHLHYDVRYLLRANGSTDYIVSDESHDLRWVKPDDVETLTGEPSMKRMVEKWKALRSFVSGEGISASPHDAAKRRAGLPGGFPGSPGLR from the coding sequence ATGCACCGCCATCCGCTCATGGAACAGATCAGGGATTACGCCCTCCGGCATCCGGAGGAAGGGGAAACCGTGGCGGCGTTCCTGGCTTTCGTGGAGTCCGAGCCGGAATGTTTCTGCCGTAGCCTTGCGGTGGGGCACATCACCGGCTCGGCATGGGTGGTGAACGGGGATGGCTCCGAAGTCCTGCTCACGCATCACCGCAAGCTTGACCGCTGGCTCCAGCTTGGCGGCCACGCGGACGGGGAAAGCGATGTTCTTTGCGTGGCGATGAAAGAGGCGGAGGAGGAATCGGGCCTGGTTGGTTTCACTCACATCGGGGATGGGATTTTCGATATCGACATCCATCCGATCCCGGCACGGAAAGGCGAGCCGGAGCATCTGCATTATGATGTCCGCTACCTGCTGCGTGCGAACGGAAGCACGGATTACATTGTCAGCGATGAATCCCATGACCTCCGCTGGGTGAAGCCCGACGATGTGGAGACGCTCACCGGTGAGCCTTCCATGAAGCGCATGGTGGAGAAGTGGAAGGCGCTCAGATCTTTTGTTTCCGGGGAGGGGATCAGTGCCTCGCCCCATGATGCCGCGAAGCGAAGGGCCGGGCTGCCTGGCGGTTTCCCTGGATCGCCGGGGCTGCGTTAG
- a CDS encoding arylsulfatase, translated as MPRTPQTTLLVSLLAAGIAFSAPNIIFILADDMGYGDPAYAGGKIPTPHLDRMAKEGMDFTDAHTSSAVCTPTRYGILTGRYNWRSPMKKGVLNGFSDPLIPESRMTVAKLLGNAGYRSSVIGKWHLGLAWEKLDKPKAGKGPGWDIDYSKPARRGPLALGFTEDFLFPASLDMPPYVYLRNDKPIGIPTVTKAFKQPNRPGPATEDFEAADVLTDLARESREFIARQTAEKPFFLYLPLTSPHTPLVPSEKWQGKSGMGDYADFMMETDWVVGEVLAELDARGIAENTLVIFTSDNGCSPMADIPDLAKMGHLVNGPLRGHKADIFEGGHRVPFLVRWPEKVKAGSKCPVTVCTTDFFATAADVAGMEFPETAAEDSFSMLPLLDGKEGFGRKSTIHHSINGSFAIREGKWKLILCPGSGGWSDPKPGKAEKGLYPVQLYDLEADLAETNNLAENDPERVKALADLLSKSIRDGRSTPGAKQENDGWPGTTPAAALELLPQLKP; from the coding sequence ATGCCACGAACGCCCCAAACCACCCTGCTCGTTTCCCTCTTGGCCGCCGGGATCGCATTCTCAGCGCCGAACATCATCTTCATCCTCGCCGATGACATGGGCTACGGCGACCCCGCCTACGCCGGTGGCAAGATCCCCACCCCGCACCTCGACCGCATGGCGAAGGAGGGCATGGATTTCACCGACGCCCACACATCCTCCGCCGTCTGCACCCCCACCCGCTATGGCATCCTAACCGGCCGCTACAACTGGCGCTCGCCGATGAAAAAAGGCGTGCTCAACGGCTTCAGCGATCCCCTCATCCCCGAGTCCCGCATGACCGTCGCCAAGCTGTTGGGCAATGCCGGATACCGTTCCTCAGTCATCGGGAAATGGCACCTCGGGCTGGCATGGGAAAAACTGGACAAGCCAAAAGCAGGCAAAGGCCCGGGTTGGGACATCGATTACTCCAAGCCCGCCCGCCGCGGGCCGCTTGCGCTGGGCTTCACCGAGGATTTCCTTTTCCCGGCATCGCTCGACATGCCGCCGTATGTCTATCTGCGCAATGACAAGCCGATCGGCATCCCCACGGTCACGAAAGCCTTCAAGCAACCCAACCGCCCCGGCCCTGCGACGGAAGACTTCGAGGCGGCCGATGTCCTCACCGACCTCGCCCGCGAAAGCCGCGAATTCATCGCCAGGCAAACGGCTGAAAAGCCCTTCTTCCTCTACCTGCCCCTGACCAGCCCGCACACACCGCTGGTGCCTTCGGAAAAATGGCAGGGAAAATCCGGCATGGGCGACTATGCGGATTTCATGATGGAGACGGATTGGGTTGTCGGTGAGGTGCTTGCGGAGCTTGATGCGCGGGGCATCGCGGAAAACACCCTCGTCATTTTCACTTCGGACAACGGCTGCTCGCCGATGGCGGACATCCCGGATCTCGCCAAAATGGGGCACCTCGTCAACGGCCCGCTGCGCGGCCACAAGGCGGACATTTTCGAGGGCGGGCATCGCGTGCCTTTCCTCGTCCGCTGGCCGGAGAAGGTGAAGGCGGGCAGCAAGTGCCCGGTAACCGTATGCACCACCGATTTCTTCGCCACGGCGGCGGATGTCGCGGGCATGGAATTCCCCGAAACGGCCGCTGAAGACAGCTTTTCCATGCTCCCCCTGTTAGATGGCAAGGAGGGTTTCGGCAGGAAATCCACGATCCACCACTCGATCAACGGTTCCTTCGCGATCCGTGAGGGGAAATGGAAACTCATCCTCTGCCCCGGCTCCGGTGGCTGGTCGGATCCCAAGCCCGGCAAGGCGGAGAAAGGGCTCTACCCCGTGCAACTCTACGACCTCGAAGCGGATCTCGCGGAAACAAACAACCTCGCCGAAAATGACCCGGAGCGCGTCAAGGCGCTGGCCGACCTGCTTTCAAAATCCATCCGCGACGGCCGCAGCACACCCGGCGCGAAACAGGAAAACGACGGCTGGCCGGGCACAACCCCCGCCGCCGCACTCGAACTTCTCCCCCAGCTCAAACCATGA
- a CDS encoding alpha/beta hydrolase has translation MKTITILSLALLSPLCAKTEKLDLPGARAEIYKKASGDDLYLYIFEPEGHDASEDKRPAAVFFFGGGWSSGTPTQFEQQSRYLAKRGMVAICADYRVASRQKTSPKECVADGKSAIRWVRANAKRLGIDPDRIAAGGGSAGGHVAAAAGMTDGLDDPADENPEVSSKPNALLLFNPVYDNGPDGYGHSRAKKWFPLISPAHNISKDDPPAIVFLGSKDDLIPVATAEKFKAQMEKAGLKSELHVYEGQLHGFFNESKGGTKHFLDTLRKTDEFLAGLGYLEGEPDEAAMKAECKGK, from the coding sequence ATGAAAACCATCACCATCCTCAGCCTCGCGCTGCTATCCCCGCTTTGCGCGAAAACCGAAAAGCTCGATCTCCCCGGTGCGCGCGCGGAGATCTACAAGAAGGCTTCCGGCGACGACCTTTACCTCTACATCTTCGAACCGGAAGGCCACGATGCGTCGGAGGACAAGCGCCCCGCCGCCGTGTTTTTCTTCGGCGGCGGATGGTCCAGCGGAACCCCCACCCAATTCGAGCAGCAATCCCGCTACCTCGCCAAGCGCGGCATGGTCGCGATCTGCGCGGACTACCGCGTTGCCAGCAGGCAGAAAACCTCACCCAAGGAATGCGTCGCCGACGGGAAATCGGCGATCCGCTGGGTGAGGGCGAATGCGAAACGCCTCGGCATCGATCCCGACCGCATCGCCGCAGGCGGTGGCTCCGCCGGGGGCCATGTGGCAGCCGCCGCAGGCATGACCGATGGCCTCGACGATCCCGCCGATGAGAACCCTGAGGTCTCCTCGAAGCCGAACGCCCTGCTGCTTTTCAACCCCGTCTATGACAACGGGCCGGATGGCTACGGCCACTCGAGGGCGAAGAAGTGGTTTCCGCTCATCTCGCCTGCGCACAACATCAGCAAGGACGATCCACCCGCCATTGTTTTCCTTGGCAGCAAGGACGACCTCATCCCCGTTGCCACGGCGGAAAAATTCAAGGCCCAGATGGAGAAGGCCGGGCTGAAATCGGAACTCCACGTGTACGAAGGCCAGCTGCACGGCTTCTTCAACGAGAGCAAGGGAGGCACGAAGCATTTCCTCGACACCCTGCGCAAGACCGATGAGTTCCTCGCCGGCCTCGGCTATCTCGAAGGGGAACCCGATGAGGCGGCGATGAAGGCGGAATGCAAGGGCAAGTGA